In Raphanus sativus cultivar WK10039 chromosome 5, ASM80110v3, whole genome shotgun sequence, the following proteins share a genomic window:
- the LOC108857471 gene encoding transcription factor DIVARICATA, which yields METLNPLSHVPISDYRSVGQDMVSLQSSSSIWTKEENKMFERALAIYPEDSPDRWFKIASMIPGKTVFDVMKQYSKLEEDVFDIEEGRVPIPGYPSPLGFTQDTCRKRPNGARGSDHERKKGVPWTEEEHRRFLLGLLKYGKGDWRNISRNFVVSKTPTQVASHAQKYYQRQLSGAKDKRRPSIHDITTVNFLNANLNRSFSDHRDILPDLGFIENDKAEEGLMCMSQNLFSPSSAPFDAAFNFAGVNAFSAGA from the exons ATGGAGACTCTGAATCCACTCTCTCACGTGCCTATCTCTGATTACCGGTCTGTGGGTCAAGATATGGTGAGCTTACAAAGCTCTAGCAGCATCTGGACtaaagaagagaacaagatgTTCGAACGAGCCCTTGCCATCTACCCTGAAGACTCACCCGATCGCTGGTTCAAGATTGCTTCCATGATCCCTGGAAAGACTGTTTTTGATGTAATGAAGCAATACAGTAAGCTCGAGGAAGACGTTTTCGATATTGAAGAAGGACGTGTCCCCATTCCTGGTTACCCTTCTCCTTTAGGGTTTACCCAGGACACGTGTCGAAAGCGACCTAATGGAGCCAGAGGATCTGATCACGAACGGAAGAAAGGAGTCCCTTGGACAGAGGAAGAACACAG GAGATTCTTGCTAGGGCTTCTCAAGTACGGGAAAGGTGACTGGAGAAACATATCGAGAAACTTCGTGGTGTCGAAGACCCCAACGCAAGTTGCAAGCCATGCCCAAAAGTATTACCAGAGACAACTCTCAGGAGCCAAGGATAAGCGCCGGCCAAGCATCCATGACATCACAACCGTCAACTTTCTAAATGCCAATCTCAACCGTTCCTTTTCTGATCATAGAGATATCCTCCCGGATTTAGGGTTTATCGAAAATGATAAAGCCGAGGAGGGACTAATGTGTATGAGTCAGAATCTTTTCTCTCCATCATCAGCTCCCTTTGATGCTGCCTTTAACTTTGCTGGAGTAAATGCATTTAGTGCCGGAGCTTAA